GCGCCCGTCGTCGGCGACACCGTGCAGGTGACGACCACCCTGCCGACCCGGGTACGACGCCCGGTGCAGCTGCAGCGGGCCAGCGGAGGCCGGTGGGTGACCCTCACCCGCGCCTGGAGTACGACGACCGGCCGGGCCACCTTCCGGAGCAGGCTCACCGAGTCCCGGACCTCGCTGCGGGTCCTCGCGCCGTCGTACCGCACCGGCGGACGACGACTCCCGGCGGTCGCCACCCGGAGCACCACGGTCACGGCCGCGACCGAGACGGTCACGCTGGCCACCCGGATCGTCGCCGGGAAGGCGGAGGCGCGGATCACCGCGTCGCACCTGCTCGCCGGACGGCCGGTCCAGCTGCAGGCCCGCACGGCCACCGGCTGGACCGCGGTCGCCGCCGGCACGGCCACCACCTCGCGCCTCGTCGTCCTCACCGCGGCGCTCGCCACAACGCAGGGCAGGGACCTGCGGGCCGTCCTCCCCGCCCACGCCGGCCGGGCCACCGTCGTCTCCCCGGTGCAACAGCCGCCCACCCTCGCGGTCACCACCACGCCCGACGGTGACGACGTCCGCATCGACGCCGCGACCACCGGGACGGTGCGCGAGGTCCGCTTCTTCGCCGACGGGGTGCTGCTCGCGAAGGACTCCACGGCGCCGTACACGACGACGTGGACGCCGCGGGTGGGCCGGCACGACGTGGTCGCCCGGGCGATCGGTCCGCTCGACAGCGTGCTCAGCCCCGCGACCGACGTCGTGACCGCGGCGGCGCCGGTCACCGCCGACAGCGGGGTGGCGGAGGGGTACGCGATCGAGGTGGTGCAGGACGGCTTCGAGCTGCCGACGAGTGCGGCGGCCCTGCCCACGGGTGGCGTGCTCGTCACCGAGAAGGCCGGCGTGGTCAGGGCCGTCGAGCCGGGGGAGGACGGCTGGTCGCTCCCGCGCGAGGTCCTCGACCTGCGCGACGAGGTGCACGACGGCGGGGACGCGGGCCTGATCGGCATCGCTGCCGACCCGGGCTTCGCCGACAACGGGTTCGTCTACCTCTCCTACGTCCGCGACGACGGTGAGGAGGGTGACGAGGGCGCCGGCGTGCGGCGCACGCAGCAGGTCGTCCGCTACACGTGGGACGACGACGTCCTCGACCCCGACAGCCGCCACGTCGTGCTCGGCGGGGTCACCGGTCCCGCCTGCTCGGCGGACGACGGGATCCGCACGCCCGGCTGCCTCCCGCTCCTCGGCGAGGCCCACACCATCGGCGACCTCGGGTTCGACGGCGAGGGCAACCTGCTCGTCGGCGTCGGCGACGGGTCCCTCTACTACACCGCCGACGGCCTGGCCGGTCGCCCCGAGACACTGCGCGCGCAGGACCCGGACGTGCTCGCCGGCAAGGTGCTCCGCGTCGACCCGGCCACCGGGGAGGGCGTCCCCGGCAACCCGTGGTACGACGGCGACGGCACCACGAACGCCTCCCGGGTCCTCGCGCTCGGGCTCCGCAACCCGTTCCGGTTCACCGTCCACGACGGCCACCTCGTCATCGGCGACGTCGGCGAGGGCGCGAGCGAGGAGGTCGACGTCGTCGAGCTCCACGACCTCACTCCGGCGGGCGGTCCGGCGAACTTCGGCTGGCCGTGCCGGGAGGGGGACGCGGACACCGCGCTCGGCGACGTGACGGACGACGAGAGCCCCTGGCACGCGTGCGCGGCGATCCGCGACGAGCCGGCGACCCGCGGGCCGTCGTACTCCTATCCGCACACGGGCGCCGGTGGCTCGATCTCCGGCGGCGTCTTCCTCGACTCGGAGGCCTACCCGGCGGCGATGCGCGGCCGGTACCTCTTCGGCGACTACGCGCAGGGCTTCCTCCGCACGGCCGAGGTGGCGCACGGCGGCGCGGTCTCCGACCCGGCCCTGCTCGCCGATGCGAGCGCCGCCGCCGGACCGGTCAAGCTCCTCACCGGCCCGGACGGACTGGTGTGGACCGTGTCGATCACCACCGGCGCGCTGCGGCGGATCCGCTGGACCGGCGCCCAGCAGGCCGACCAGTGCCCGGTGGGCACCTTCCGTCGTACCTTCCACGACCTCGACGGCCCGGACTCGCCCTTCGACGACGAGGTCCCCGAGGGTCCGTACAGCTGGCTGCTCCCGTACGCCGCCGTCCAGCTCCCGCCGCAGCCGCTGGCCGCCCCGACCTGCGAGCCCGGGATCCGGCTCGCGACGGACGGCTCGCCCTGGCTGCCGGACGAGCAGGAGGACACGAGGGCCCATCCCGGCGACCGGTTCGGCACCGCGTGGCGCGGCCGCGTCGACCTGGACGCCGGCACCTGGCGGTTCACGGTCGAGGGCAGCGAGTGGGTGCGGCTGTGGGTCGACGACCAGGTGGTGCACGACTTCTGGTCCAACCCGTTCTGGCAGCTCCAGCACCGCCAGCACGACGTCGTGCTCGGCCCCGGACAGCACGTCGTCCGGGCCGAGCTGGTGCACGGCGACGAGACCGACGCCGAGGCCGAGGTGACCTGGACCCGCGTGGGCGGACCACCCGTGGTCGAGCTGCGCGCGCCCGTCAACGGCGTGGTCGCCGTCGACGGCACGGTCCCGTGGGAGATCGAGGTCGCCGACCCCGACGGCGACCTGCCCGCCGAGCTCGCGGCCCGGACCCGCCTCGAGGTCGACTTCCTCCACTACACGGGCAACGGCACCGACGGGGGCTTCCACGCCCACCCGTCGTCCCGCATCGACGGCCAGCTCACCGGCACGCTGCCGGTCAGCGACGTCCACGCACCCGGCGCCGGCGTGGTGCGCCTCCGGGCCAGCGTCACCGACGCCAGCGGAGCCCGCTCGGTCAGTGCGCCGGTCTACGTCTGCTTCCCCGGCGGCGCGGTCGGACCGTGCGCTGAGCGCTAGACGTAGGTCTTCGTCCGCGCGAGGTCGGTGACGAGGTTCGGGTTGTCGTCCGCCGCGATCCGCTCGGCGAGCTCGCGCGCCCGGTCCGGGCCGCCCTCGGCCATCCAGTCGAACTCGCCCTGCGTCACGCCCACCAGCTGCAGGAAGTCGACGCGCCCGTGCACCGTGTCGATCCCCGGCACCTCGGTGTCCGGTACGACGAGGTAGCTGGTGAGCTGCGTGTCGCTGCCCACCCGCAGCGGGTTCGCGCCGCCGCCGACGAACTGCCACGGCTCGAACCAGCGCCTCGACGTCGCTGTGTAGCGCGCGAGCGCGCCGAGCGAGCCGGCTGCCCAGTGGCAGTCGTCCGGGTCGTCGGCGCGCAGCTTGATGGTCAGCTCGTAGCCCCAGCCGCTGTGCTCGGCGCCGAAGGACTCCTCGTCGACGTACAGATTCGAGATGCCGTAGGTGACCAGGTGCTGGTAGCCGCCCGGGCTCGGGAAGAAGCTGACCCCGTCGAGGTGCTCAGGCCCGCCGAACATCGCGCGGACCGGCATCAGCGTCGCGAGGTGCGCCGGCTCGACGCCCGGGTAGAGGGCGGCGAAGGCCTCGTCGATCGCGTCCCAGCCCGGCGACCAGTCGTCCTGGGCGGCGGCGCGGGCGAGGTACTCCTCCTTGGTCATCATGCGCCCGATCATCACAGGCAGGTGGTCACCGCTCGCCCAGTTCGCGTCGCAGCACCTTCCCCGTCAGCGTCCGCGGCAGCGCGTCCAGGAACTGCCACGTCTTCGGCCGCTTCGGCGGGGCCAGGTGCTCGCGTGCGTACGCCGCCAGCTCCGCCTCGCTCGCCGTGCCGACCACCGCGGCGCAGACCCGCTGGCCCCAGGCGGGGTCCGGGACGCCGTACACGGCGACCTCGGTGACGCCGGGGCACTCCTCGAGGACCTGCTCGACCTCGGTCGGGTAGACGTTGACGCCGCCGCTGATGACCAGGTCGACCCGGCGGCCGTCGAGGAAGACGTAGCCGTCGTCGTCGATCCGGCCGAGGTCGCCGACGGTGAACGCCGGACCGTCGGGAGTCTCGCGCCACGCCTCGGCGGTCTTGTCCGGCGCGCCGTAGTAGGTGAACCGGGCGAAGCCGGGGACCACGCACCACAGCGTTCCGTCGGGATCGACCGTCATCGTGCGGCCGGGACGGGCGCGCCCGACGGTGCCCGGCCGCTCGAGCCACTCCTCGCTGCGGCAGGCCGTGAACTGGCCCTCGGTCGAGCCGTAGAACTCCCACGTCGAGCCGGCCGGGAAGAGCTCGACGATCCGCCGCTTCACGTCGGTCGGGCACGGGGCGCCGGCGTGCGCCACGAGCCGGAAGGACGACAGGTCCGGGACACCGACGGCCTCCCAGTGGCTGATCAGCCGCTGCAGGTGCGTCGGGACGCAGAACATCGTGGTCGGCCGCTCCCGCTCGATCGCCTCCGTCACCGCCGCCGGCTCGAAGGGTCCGGGGATGACGACCCGGCCGCCGGCGAGCCGGGTGCCGAGCGCGAAGCGCAGGGGAGCGGAGTGGTAGAGCGGGCTCAGCACGAGGTTGACGTCGTCGGGACCGAAGCCCCACAACTCACGCTCCTCGGCCCACAGTGCCTCGGCGTCCGCCGGCGACAGCAGCCCCGAGAAGACACCCTTCGGGACCCCGGTGGTGCCGCTCGTGCAGTGCATCGGCCGGCCCAGCGGCAGCCCCGGCGGCGGGAGTACGGCGAGCAGGTCGGTCAGCTGGGCCTCCGACGTCACGACCACGGTGGGGTCGAGGCCGGCCAGGACCCGGGTCCGCTCGGTCTCGGTGAGCCGCGGGTCGAGGGGGATCGGGAACACGCCGGCGGTGAGCAGGCGGTGCACCGCGTCGACGTACGCGTGGGAGCCGGGCACCAGCAGGGCGACCCGGTCGCCGGCGGCTAGGGTGACGACGTCGTTCATCGAGCGGCATCATCGCAGGCACCACCTCCGAAAGGCGCGCCATGTCCGACGTCGACGACCTCCTCGGCCAGCTCCCGTTCGACCAGATCGCCGACGAGCTGGGCGTCACGCCCGACCAGGCCCGCGCGGCCTCGGCCCAGGCCCTGCCCGCCCTGCTGCACGGACTGGCCGCGAACGCCGACGACGAGGCCGGCGCCGCCTCCATCGGTGAGGCGCTCGGTCAGCACGCGCCCCTGCAGGGGACCGCCGACCTCGGCCGGGTCGACACCGCCGACGGCGCGAAGATCGTCGGCCACGTCTTCGGCGACAACGCCGACGCGGTCGTCGACCAGCTCGCCGGCACGCAGCAGGCCGCCGGCCTCTCGCCCGACCTGACCCGCAAGCTGCTCTCGATCCTCGCCCCGATCGTGCTGTCCTACCTCGCCGGCAAGCTCACCGGAAAGCTCGGCGGGAAGGCGGGCGGCATCGGGGCCACCGTGCTGCAGGAGATCCTCAAGGGCAGCCTCGGCGGTGGCTCCGCCGACAAGGGCGGCTCCGCGGGCGACATCCTCGGCGACCTGCTGGGCGGCCTGCTCGGCCGCGGCCGCCGGTGAGGGTCGGCCTGACCGGGGGCATCGCCTCCGGCAAGAGCACCGTCTCCTCGATCCTGCGCGAGCTCGGCGCGGTCGTCATCGACGCCGACCAGCTCGCCCGTGAGGTCGTCGCCAAGGGAACGCCCGGCCTCGCCGAGGTGGTCGAGGCGTTCGGCCCCGACATCCTCACCGAGGACGGCCACCTCGACCGGCCGAAGATGGGCGGCATCGTCTTCAACGACGAGCCCCTGCGCCGCAAGCTCGAGGCGATCGTGCACCCCCGGGTCTTCGAGCTGTACGCCGCCCTGGAGGCGAGCGCACCGGTCGGCGGGATCGTCGTCCACGACATCCCGCTGCTCGTGGAGTCGGGCCGTGCCGAGGAGTTCGACGCCGTGGTCGTCGTCGACGTGCCCGACGAGGTGCAGGTCGAGCGGATGGCGCGCGACCGGGGCATGAGCGAGGAGGACGCCCGCGCCCGGATCGCCGCCCAGGCGACCCGGGAGCAGCGGCGCGCCGTGGCGACGTACGTCATCGACAACACCGGGACGCGCGAAGACCTCCGCCACCAGGTGACGGAGGTCTTCGCGGAGCTGCGGAACGCGGCGGTCTGATCAGGCGGCCGAGCCGGAGGCCAGGTCCGGGTCGCCGAGGCGGCGCAGCTTCTGCAGCGCCTCCCGCTCGAGCTGGCGCACCCGCTCGGCCGAGATGCCGTGCTTGACGCCGATGTCGGCGAGCTTGTGCTGGCGGCCGTCGGTGAGGCCGTAGCGCGAGCGGATGATGTCGGCCGCGCGCGGGTCGAGCTGGTCGACCAGGCTGTTGAGCCGGTCGCGGGCCTCCACGTCGAGCACGGTCAGGTCCGGGCCGGGCGCGGTCTCCTGCGCCATGAGGTCGCCGAGCGAGGTGTCGCCGTCCTCGTCGACCGGGGTGTCGAGGCTGACGTGCTCGCGGCCCCAGGCCATCAGGTCGAGCACCCGCTCCACCTCGATGCCGAGCTCGGCGGCGATCTCCTCCGGCTCCGGGTCACGGCCCAGCTGGCGCTCGAGGGTACGACGCGCGCCGCCGACCTGGTTGAGCTCCTCGACGACGTGCACGGGCAGGCGCACGACGCGGGCCTGCTGCGCGATGCCGCGCGTGATGGCCTGGCGCACCCACCACGTGGCGTAGGTGGAGAACTTGTAGCCCTTCGCGTAGTCGAACTTCTCGACCGCGCGGATCAGGCCGGTGTTGCCCTCCTGGATCAGGTCCAGCATGGGCATCTGGGCCCGGCCGTACTTGCGGGCGATCGACACGACCAGCCGCAGGTTGGCGTTGATGAACTCCGTGACGGCCTTGCGGCCCTCCTCGGCGATCCACTCGAGCTCCTCGCGGGTCGCCTGCTTCGGGGCGCCGCCCTTCTTGCGACCCACCCGACCCTCGGCGAGGAGGTGCTCGGCCAGCAGGCCGGCCTCGATGGTCTTGGCGAGCTCGACCTCGCGGGCTGCGTCCAGCAGGGGGGTCCGCGCGATCTCGTCGAGGTAGAGGCCGACGCTGTCGCGTCCCTCGATCTCCCGACCGGTGTTGCGCGTCCTGTTCGCAGTTGCCGTGGCCATTGCGTCCCTCCTTCAGCACGGATGTCGGACATCCGTACGGGTGTTCCAACACCAGGGGTCGGTCCCGGATTCCCGGGTCTTGGTGTTGCTCTATCCGCAATGACGTCCGGCAGTCCCCGTTAGTTGCCCGAAAAGGGGAATCTCAGGCAGTTCTCAAGAAAGGATCTCTGCGTCGGCCAGGCCGAGCCGGTCGAGGATCCACGCCAGGCTGAACGCACGGTCCTCCCAGGCGCGGTAGCGCCCGGACACCCCGCCGTGCCCCGCCGCCATCTCGGTGCGCAGCAGCACGTCCGCGTGCGGCGCCCGGTCGCGCAGGCGGGCGACCCACTTGGCGGGCTCGACGTAGAGGACCCGGGTGTCGTTGAGCGACGTCTCGGCCAGGATCGGCGGGTAGGGGAGGTCGGCGACGTTCTCGTAGGGGGCGTAGCCGGCGATCCGCTCGTAGGCCACCGGGTCGGCGGACGGGTTGCCCCACTCGTCGTACTCGGGGACGGTCAGGGGGAGCGTGGCGTCGAGCATCGTGGTGAGGGTGTCGACGAACGGTACGCCGGCGACGAACCCGCCGAACGCCTCCGGCGCCTGGTTGGCGACGGCCCCGATGAGCAGGCCGCCGGCGCTGGCGCCCTCGCCGACGATGCGCTCGGGCGTGGTCCAGCCGGTCTCGACGAGGTGGCGCGCGGCCGCGATGAAGTCGTCGAAGGTGTGCTGCTTGTGCTCGAGCTTGCCGTCGTCGTACCAGCGGCGGCCCATCTCTCCGCCGCCGCGGATGTGCGCGATGGCGAAGGCGGCGCCCCGGTCCAGGGTCGAGAGCCGGGCGACGGAGAAGTAGGGGTCCATCGAGGCCTCGTAGGCGCCGTAGCCGTAGAGGTGGACGGGCACCGGTTCGGTGCCCGACTCGCCGCGCACGCCCTTGCGCACGACCAGCGAGATCGGGACCTCGACGCCGCCGGTGGACGGCGCCCAGAGGCGGTGCTCCTCGTAGTCGTCGGGGTCGTAGCCGCCGAGGACCGGGGCCTGCTTGCGCAGCACGAGCTCGCCGGTGCGCAGGTCGTGGTCGTAGACCGCCGACGGGCGGGCGAGGCTGCCCATGCCGACCCGGATGGTCGGCTGCTCCCACGCCGGGTTGTTGCCGGCGCCGACGGTCGCGAGCTCGCCGGGGAACTCCACGAACCGGTCCGCGGCGATCGGCGCCGCGGGATCGTCGGAGAGGGTGAGCACCCGGACCTGGCTGCTGCCGTTGCTGCGCTGCTGCACCACGAGGTGGTCGGCGAAGGCGTCGACGTCCTCGAGCCGGACGGCGGGATCGTGGGGGAGGAGTGGCACCCATCCGGAGGCCGGGGTGGGGACGGCGGGGGCGAGGCCGAGCTCGAACTCGGGGCCGTTCGCGTTGTGCAGCACGAGGAAGTGGTCCTGGCCGCCGATGACCGCGTGCTCCAGCGAGTACTCGACGCCGTCGGTGCGAGCGGCGAACAGCTGCGGCTGCGCGTGCGGGTCGGTGGCGTCGAGGACGTGGAACTCGGAGGTGGTCTTCGAGCTCGCCGCGACCACGACGTAGCGGCGGCTGCGGGTGCGGCCGACCCCGACGAAGTAGCGGCCATCGGGCTCGTGGAAGACCAGCTCGTCGTCGGCCTGGGCGGTGCCGAGCCGGTGCCGCCAGACCTTGTCGGGACGCCAGGCCTCGTCGACGGTCGTGTAGTAGAAGTGGTCGGCCGCGCCGGACTCCGGCGCCGCGCCCCAGGTGACGCCGCCCATCACGTCGGTGAGCACGTCCTCGTGCAGCTCGCGGGTCGCGAGGTCGAGCACGCGGACGGTGTAGCGCTCGTCGCCGACGACGTCGGTCGCGTAGGCGAGCAGCCGGTCGTCGGGGCTCACCGAGGAGCCGCCGAGGGAGAAGAACTCGTGGCCCTCGGCCAGCTCGTCGAGGTCGAGCAGCGTCTCCTCGCCGGGCAGCGCGGGCTGGTCCGGCCTCGCGTCGGCCGCAGGCTGCGGGGGAGTCCAGTCGTCCGGGTCGGTCACCGGGACGCGGCACGTGGCGCCGTACTGGCGGCCCTCGAAGGAGCGCCCGTAGTACCAGTACCCGCGCACGCGGGTCGGCACGGAGAGGTCGGTCTCGAGGGTGCGGGCCTTGATCTCGTCGAAGATCCGGCCGCGGAGGTCGGCGAGGTGGGCCGTGCGCGCCTGGGTCCAGGCGTTCTCGGCCTCGAGGTAGGCGATCACCTCGGGGTCGTCCTTCGCCCGCAGCCACTCGTACTCGTCGGTGCGGGTGTGGCCGTGCAGCGTCGTGGTGACGGGGCGCTGGTCGGCACGGGGCGGGACGGACGGTGCGGACGGTGCATCGGACATGCGCCGAACGCTACTGCTCCGCTGGTTGCCCGTCGTCCTGCGGGGCGGGCGGGTGCCAACGGTGGAGGGCGGGGTCGTCCGCCGGGAAGGAGCGCACCGGACCAGGCGGGGTCTCGGCGGTCTCGAAGCGGACGGTGACCACGCCGCGGCCGGAGCCCCAGACCCAGCCCCGGCCGTGCTCGTCGTGGACCACGTCCATCCCCGGCGCCCAGGTCGCGCCGCGAGGACGCGCGCCGGCCTCCTCGGGCTGCTCGGCCGGCGGCGCGGCGGTCGGCTCCTCCTCCGCTCCCTCGTCCTCGTCGAGGGCGGCGAAGAGGTCCTCCTGCACCCAGTCCGCGAGGCCGGAGACCCCGACGCCGAGCAGGCGGACGCCGCCGGAGGTGTCGAGGTCCGCGAGCAGGGTGCGGGCCAGCCGGGCGATGGTCGCGGCGTCCTCGGTCGGCGCCGGGAGCGTGGCCGAGCGGCTCAGCGTC
Above is a genomic segment from Nocardioides aromaticivorans containing:
- a CDS encoding suppressor of fused domain protein, producing the protein MMTKEEYLARAAAQDDWSPGWDAIDEAFAALYPGVEPAHLATLMPVRAMFGGPEHLDGVSFFPSPGGYQHLVTYGISNLYVDEESFGAEHSGWGYELTIKLRADDPDDCHWAAGSLGALARYTATSRRWFEPWQFVGGGANPLRVGSDTQLTSYLVVPDTEVPGIDTVHGRVDFLQLVGVTQGEFDWMAEGGPDRARELAERIAADDNPNLVTDLARTKTYV
- a CDS encoding S9 family peptidase, with product MSDAPSAPSVPPRADQRPVTTTLHGHTRTDEYEWLRAKDDPEVIAYLEAENAWTQARTAHLADLRGRIFDEIKARTLETDLSVPTRVRGYWYYGRSFEGRQYGATCRVPVTDPDDWTPPQPAADARPDQPALPGEETLLDLDELAEGHEFFSLGGSSVSPDDRLLAYATDVVGDERYTVRVLDLATRELHEDVLTDVMGGVTWGAAPESGAADHFYYTTVDEAWRPDKVWRHRLGTAQADDELVFHEPDGRYFVGVGRTRSRRYVVVAASSKTTSEFHVLDATDPHAQPQLFAARTDGVEYSLEHAVIGGQDHFLVLHNANGPEFELGLAPAVPTPASGWVPLLPHDPAVRLEDVDAFADHLVVQQRSNGSSQVRVLTLSDDPAAPIAADRFVEFPGELATVGAGNNPAWEQPTIRVGMGSLARPSAVYDHDLRTGELVLRKQAPVLGGYDPDDYEEHRLWAPSTGGVEVPISLVVRKGVRGESGTEPVPVHLYGYGAYEASMDPYFSVARLSTLDRGAAFAIAHIRGGGEMGRRWYDDGKLEHKQHTFDDFIAAARHLVETGWTTPERIVGEGASAGGLLIGAVANQAPEAFGGFVAGVPFVDTLTTMLDATLPLTVPEYDEWGNPSADPVAYERIAGYAPYENVADLPYPPILAETSLNDTRVLYVEPAKWVARLRDRAPHADVLLRTEMAAGHGGVSGRYRAWEDRAFSLAWILDRLGLADAEILS
- the coaE gene encoding dephospho-CoA kinase, whose protein sequence is MRVGLTGGIASGKSTVSSILRELGAVVIDADQLAREVVAKGTPGLAEVVEAFGPDILTEDGHLDRPKMGGIVFNDEPLRRKLEAIVHPRVFELYAALEASAPVGGIVVHDIPLLVESGRAEEFDAVVVVDVPDEVQVERMARDRGMSEEDARARIAAQATREQRRAVATYVIDNTGTREDLRHQVTEVFAELRNAAV
- a CDS encoding sigma-70 family RNA polymerase sigma factor; translation: MATATANRTRNTGREIEGRDSVGLYLDEIARTPLLDAAREVELAKTIEAGLLAEHLLAEGRVGRKKGGAPKQATREELEWIAEEGRKAVTEFINANLRLVVSIARKYGRAQMPMLDLIQEGNTGLIRAVEKFDYAKGYKFSTYATWWVRQAITRGIAQQARVVRLPVHVVEELNQVGGARRTLERQLGRDPEPEEIAAELGIEVERVLDLMAWGREHVSLDTPVDEDGDTSLGDLMAQETAPGPDLTVLDVEARDRLNSLVDQLDPRAADIIRSRYGLTDGRQHKLADIGVKHGISAERVRQLEREALQKLRRLGDPDLASGSAA
- a CDS encoding class I adenylate-forming enzyme family protein — protein: MNDVVTLAAGDRVALLVPGSHAYVDAVHRLLTAGVFPIPLDPRLTETERTRVLAGLDPTVVVTSEAQLTDLLAVLPPPGLPLGRPMHCTSGTTGVPKGVFSGLLSPADAEALWAEERELWGFGPDDVNLVLSPLYHSAPLRFALGTRLAGGRVVIPGPFEPAAVTEAIERERPTTMFCVPTHLQRLISHWEAVGVPDLSSFRLVAHAGAPCPTDVKRRIVELFPAGSTWEFYGSTEGQFTACRSEEWLERPGTVGRARPGRTMTVDPDGTLWCVVPGFARFTYYGAPDKTAEAWRETPDGPAFTVGDLGRIDDDGYVFLDGRRVDLVISGGVNVYPTEVEQVLEECPGVTEVAVYGVPDPAWGQRVCAAVVGTASEAELAAYAREHLAPPKRPKTWQFLDALPRTLTGKVLRRELGER
- a CDS encoding DUF937 domain-containing protein, which translates into the protein MSDVDDLLGQLPFDQIADELGVTPDQARAASAQALPALLHGLAANADDEAGAASIGEALGQHAPLQGTADLGRVDTADGAKIVGHVFGDNADAVVDQLAGTQQAAGLSPDLTRKLLSILAPIVLSYLAGKLTGKLGGKAGGIGATVLQEILKGSLGGGSADKGGSAGDILGDLLGGLLGRGRR
- a CDS encoding PQQ-dependent sugar dehydrogenase, with amino-acid sequence MLSRVRGAVVALVLCLPLACVLATGPAHAVTPSLTVTPTAPVVGDTVQVTTTLPTRVRRPVQLQRASGGRWVTLTRAWSTTTGRATFRSRLTESRTSLRVLAPSYRTGGRRLPAVATRSTTVTAATETVTLATRIVAGKAEARITASHLLAGRPVQLQARTATGWTAVAAGTATTSRLVVLTAALATTQGRDLRAVLPAHAGRATVVSPVQQPPTLAVTTTPDGDDVRIDAATTGTVREVRFFADGVLLAKDSTAPYTTTWTPRVGRHDVVARAIGPLDSVLSPATDVVTAAAPVTADSGVAEGYAIEVVQDGFELPTSAAALPTGGVLVTEKAGVVRAVEPGEDGWSLPREVLDLRDEVHDGGDAGLIGIAADPGFADNGFVYLSYVRDDGEEGDEGAGVRRTQQVVRYTWDDDVLDPDSRHVVLGGVTGPACSADDGIRTPGCLPLLGEAHTIGDLGFDGEGNLLVGVGDGSLYYTADGLAGRPETLRAQDPDVLAGKVLRVDPATGEGVPGNPWYDGDGTTNASRVLALGLRNPFRFTVHDGHLVIGDVGEGASEEVDVVELHDLTPAGGPANFGWPCREGDADTALGDVTDDESPWHACAAIRDEPATRGPSYSYPHTGAGGSISGGVFLDSEAYPAAMRGRYLFGDYAQGFLRTAEVAHGGAVSDPALLADASAAAGPVKLLTGPDGLVWTVSITTGALRRIRWTGAQQADQCPVGTFRRTFHDLDGPDSPFDDEVPEGPYSWLLPYAAVQLPPQPLAAPTCEPGIRLATDGSPWLPDEQEDTRAHPGDRFGTAWRGRVDLDAGTWRFTVEGSEWVRLWVDDQVVHDFWSNPFWQLQHRQHDVVLGPGQHVVRAELVHGDETDAEAEVTWTRVGGPPVVELRAPVNGVVAVDGTVPWEIEVADPDGDLPAELAARTRLEVDFLHYTGNGTDGGFHAHPSSRIDGQLTGTLPVSDVHAPGAGVVRLRASVTDASGARSVSAPVYVCFPGGAVGPCAER